Proteins from one Palaemon carinicauda isolate YSFRI2023 chromosome 26, ASM3689809v2, whole genome shotgun sequence genomic window:
- the LOC137619599 gene encoding uncharacterized protein, with protein MMDDDHGEDGCATGIEKSKDTEMLSGAVEDEAIVINLSEECSIEEEVRLLMQSQKNVEPKCRAEVTWKRKVEILAEIEKMDKLPGKMTHREMAAHFCIPRNTLLNILRARDRILEAYKRNPNGRRKRLRSGKAPHVEHALFKWFKNAKKQKLPLSNIVLFEKARDLAVSQGSYNFRPTTSWLERWKKRNNISFAAEVFSEDCEKINENNEANADINCSSIKDEDGIVESDQHSEHDDDDEDDDEDDESSPPTAQDISSLLQISLQETDDSVHRGNGIKRQTLTLRQKFDIVKAVESLPMKWSLRDMASFFDVPKTTMLHMMKNRDVIVKNYLNSPDKERRRNKKGKAPDIEDALYLWYLKVKEKNLPITAGILRKKAKSIALSVGKPDFVPTEGWFARWKKRNNVTCGRPKQYDGTETANVHPSEYDEGDMQLFNTAYEKEKRTSLSLRQKVEIIHQMESEPKVKLREWVDLYNVSKSTLSIIKKNRETILKSFYGDPSADRKRMRKGSASEVEEALFRWYREVKDQNINLTSTVLRDKAKELANCLGKVDFIPTSTWLDTWKRKHGLLEQQKEANHQSVLETDLNQSGIHPVAEDKQQNRFQFHQNHHSTTNHMTMMENQNVPLSANVFKTPGNLQPMINSYPRDMFGFQVPSQTQENVGNFDGFLRNQTHPNEAVIENANLIHAVPPGSDANQQFSTLPSTNKFMGSHAYGNELSNGRDMFGGNGMNRGVIANSRDHNSVPASTIAQGGYASSERLLQPYKVDNHQSSNVASASESSVRRSMMEIRRFLEQSPYPVDWSIVHSFEMLVHANIAASRGICPP; from the coding sequence ATGATGGATGATGACCATGGTGAAGATGGCTGTGCCACAGGCATAGAGAAGTCCAAAGATACTGAAATGTTAAGTGGTGCTGTAGAGGATGAGGCTATTGTTATAAATCTGTCCGAGGAATGCTCTATTGAAGAAGAAGTACGATTATTAATGCAGTCACAGAAAAATGTTGAGCCCAAATGTCGTGCAGAAGTTACTTGGAAACGCAAAGTAGAGATCCTTGCGGAAATTGAGAAAATGGATAAGTTACCAGGTAAGATGACTCATCGTGAAATGGCAGCTCATTTTTGCATTCCTCGAAACACACTCCTCAACATACTTCGTGCTAGGGATAGAATATTAGAAGCCTATAAACGGAATCCAAATGGAAGAAGGAAGAGACTAAGGTCCGGAAAAGCTCCCCATGTGGAACACGCTCTTTTCAAATGGTTCAAGAATGCTAAGAAACAAAAACTACCTCTCTCAAACATCGTTTTATTTGAAAAAGCCAGGGACCTTGCCGTTTCCCAAGGGAGCTATAATTTCCGTCCCACTACAAGCTGGTTAGAAAGATGGAAAAAGCGTAATAATATTAGTTTTGCAGCTGAAGTTTTTAGTGAAGATtgtgaaaaaattaatgaaaacaatgAAGCAAATGCAGATATTAATTGCTCCTCAATTAAAGATGAAGATGGAATAGTAGAGAGTGACCAGCATTCTGAACACGATGACgatgacgaagatgatgatgaggacgatGAATCCTCTCCTCCTACAGCACAAGACATAAGTAGCTTGCTTCAAATTAGTTTGCAGGAAACAGATGACTCTGTGCATAGAGGGAATGGGATCAAGAGACAAACCTTAACACTCAGACAAAAATTTGATATTGTTAAAGCTGTCGAAAGTCTTCCCATGAAGTGGAGTTTACGTGATATGGCTTCTTTCTTTGATGTACCTAAAACAACCATGTTGCATATGATGAAAAACAGAGATGTCATAGTTAAGAATTACTTGAACAGTCCTGATAAAGAACGAAGGAGAAATAAAAAGGGTAAGGCACCTGACATAGAAGATGCTTTATATTTGTGGTATCTAAAAGTTAAGGAGAAAAATTTACCAATAACTGCAGGAATTTTGAGAAAAAAAGCCAAATCTATTGCATTATCTGTAGGGAAACCAGATTTTGTGCCTACAGAGGGATGGTTTGCTCGTTGGAAAAAAAGGAATAACGTCACTTGTGGACGTCCAAAACAGTATGATGGGACTGAAACAGCTAATGTTCATCCTTCAGAGTATGATGAGGGGGATATGCAGCTCTTTAACACTGCCTATGAAAAGGAAAAACGAACATCCTTGTCATTGAGACAAAAAGTGGAGATAATTCATCAGATGGAATCAGAGCCCAAAGTAAAATTAAGGGAATGGGTAGATTTGTATAATGTGTCAAAATCTACATTAAGTATCATTAAGAAAAACAGAGAAACTATACTCAAATCCTTCTATGGTGATCCTTCAGCCGACCGTAAGCGCATGAGGAAAGGCTCTGCATCGGAAGTTGAAGAAGCTCTCTTTAGATGGTACAGAGAAGTGAAAGACCAAAACATCAATCTGACTAGTACAGTGCTAAGGGACAAAGCAAAAGAGTTGGCAAACTGTCTGGGAAAAGTAGATTTCATACCCACTTCCACATGGCTTGACACCTGGAAAAGAAAGCATGGATTACTTGAGCAACAGAAGGAAGCTAATCACCAATCTGTGTTAGAGACAGATTTGAACCAAAGTGGTATTCACCCTGTAGCAGAAGACAAGCAACAAAATCgttttcagtttcatcagaatcaCCACAGTACTACAAATCACATGACTATGATGGAAAATCAAAATGTGCCTCTCAGTGCCAATGTATTTAAAACACCTGGAAATCTTCAGCCAATGATCAACTCGTATCCAAGGGATATGTTTGGATTCCAAGTTCCTTCCCAGACTCAGGAAAATGTAGGTAATTTTGATGGCTTTCTTAGAAATCAAACACATCCTAATGAAGCAGTGATTGAAAATGCAAATCTTATTCACGCGGTTCCCCCGGGCAGTGATGCCAACCAACAGTTTTCAACtcttccatcaacaaacaaatttatGGGATCTCATGCTTATGGAAACGAGCTCTCCAATGGACGTGACATGTTTGGTGGCAATGGAATGAATCGAGGTGTTATTGCTAATTCCCGTGACCACAATAGTGTACCTGCGTCTACCATAGCACAAGGGGGCTATGCCTCCTCAGAACGGCTGTTACAACCATATAAGGTAGACAACCATCAGTCCTCAAACGTAGCTTCTGCCTCTGAAAGCTCAGTTCGACGTTCCATGATGGAAATTAGACGTTTCCTAGAACAGTCCCCGTACCCTGTGGATTGGTCTATTGTTCATAGCTTTGAAATGCTTGTTCATGCCAATATAGCTGCAAGTAGAGGCATTTGTCCTCCATAA